The Halioglobus maricola genome segment TGGCCCGCTACAGTGAGCAGATTGCAGCGCTCGGTGACGCTGGCCTGGAGGGCTCCGACTTGGCGCGAGCCCAGAATCAACTGCAGAGCCGGCAAATGAATGAAATTGGGCCGATCATCTCCGATAGCCCAAGAATGAAGCGGTCAAAGCAGAGGTTTATGGATGCCGCGGCCGCCCGTGGCGGGACGCTCGTTACTGATTAAATGTCTCGTTCGCTCTCCGGTATGGTTGTCAGCCAGATGAGCAGGCGCAGGAACCCATGAATTCTGTCGCGTCATTGATCGCATCGCTGGTGATCACTGCCAGTTTTGGCGTTGCCATCGCGCGTCGCAAACCCGTTGTGATCGAGGCGGCAGCTGCACCCTGGCTCAAGGCCTCTTTGTCGGGGCTGCAAGGGTTTAATCGGTCTGCTTAGTCCTCTCCCCCAAAGTCTGCCGCCGTGTGCTGCGCCATCACTTCCAGAAACCAATCGGGGAACTGGCCGACAAACTTGTTCATGTCCCAGTAGTCGCTCCAGCGATAGATCAGTCCGTCGCGTATCTCGTGCATGGTGGCGAAGGTATGTTCCGCGGTCTCGCCGGTTTTGAAAATCCACTTTTCGGTATGGTCCAGAAAGACCACGTCGCCGTCTGCGGCAATGTGGTGAGTGACCTGCTCCTGGCGCTCGATATGGTCCCAGGCAATTGACAGCCGTTTGACGCAGTTTTCAGGTCCGTGTGCACCGGGGTCGTCGCTGGGCATGTCGCGATAGTGAATCTCCGGGTGCATGCAGGCCTTGAGTGTCGCCCAATCGTGTGCTGCCAGCGCCTGCCACATTTTCTGTACCAGAGCCTTGTTGTGGTCCGACATACCTGCTTCCTCTTGTTATTGTTGGTTGCGTTTGGTCGCAGGGAATAATACACCGGATTGACGGTGTGGTGACGTGGAGAGATGCAATAGACTGGCGCTCCCTTTGCAATCGCAATGCCGTGAACAGCGTGAGCCACACTCCTTCCCAGCTCAGTGCCCGGAGTCAGCAAAATTTTTTGCTCGCTGCCGCGTTTATTATGCCGCTGACATTTTCGGTCTGGCAGGCCTTGCTCAATAATTTTGTAGTGGAGAAGGCCGCCTTTACTGGCGCCGAGATAGGCATGCTGCAGAGCCTGCGTGAGGTGCCGGGCTTTCTGGCGTTCACTGCGGTCTATGTATTGCTGGTAATACGTGAGCAGCGATTTGCGCTGATGTCGCTACTGGTGATGTCGGTGGGGGTGGCTCTGACGCCGTTCTTTCCCACTGTTTATGGCCTGTATACAACCACCGTGGTCATGTCGCTGGGCTTTCATTACTTCGAAACCATCAACAAGTCGCTCACTTTGCAGTGGATACCCAAGCAGGAGGCGCCGCATTTCATGGGGCGCGCGATGGCTGTCAAAGCCGCCGGCGCACTGCTGGCTTACAGCGGTATCTGGATTCTCATGGAGTGGGTCGGTGTCGGATACACCGGGATGTATCTATTGGCCGGTGCTATCGGTGTGGTCATTACCCTGCTGTTGTGGGCGCGTTTCCCGCAGTTTCCCGAGGGGGCAGCGCAGCACAAGAAACTGGTGTTCCGGCAGCGCTATTGGCTCTATTATGCACTGACATTTCTAGGTGGCGCACGCCGCCAGATCTTTATGGTGTTTGCCGGTTTTATGATGGTCGAGAAGTTTGGCTATTCGGCAGCGGATATCAGCCTGCTGTATCTGGTTAACTATCTTTTCAATCTGTTCTTTGCGCCACGAATAGGTGCCTGGGTGGGTCGAGCTGGCGAGCGTGTAGCGTTAAGGGTTGAATACGTCGGCCTGATCATGGTCTTTACCGGTTACGCTTTCGTCGAAAACGCCAACGTGGCGGCGGGGCTGTATGTTATCGACCACCTGTTCTTTGCCCTTTCGATCGCAATCAATACCTACTTTCAAAAAATTGCAGACCCGAAGGACATTGCCGCCACATCGAGTGTCAGCTTTACCATCAACCATATCGCAGCGGTGTTTATACCTGCCTTGCTGGGCTTGCTCTGGTTGAGCTCGCCGGCGGCAGTTTTCCTTATTGGTGCGGGTATTGCAGTGCTCTCCCTAGCGCTATCGAACCTGATTCCCGATTCGCCTGTTGCCGGTCAGGAAACCCGATTGGCCTAGCGAGAGTCTCTGAGACGCCCTCGATATTTGAGGCGAGCCAGTTCCTGCATGTCTTCGACGGTGTCGCTCTCGTCCATGATCTCCCTGCCTAGCAAGGTTTCGACTGCGTCTTCCAGCGTGACTATCCCCTCGGTCTGACCGTACTCGTCCTCCACCAGAAACATATGCTCACGGCGTTTTATGAACAGGTCCAGCAGGCGCAGTACGGGAAGCTCCCGTGACACCCGATTCATGGGGATCAGGAATTCACGGAGTGGGCGGTCCTCGCCGTCCTCTCGCTCAATTTCATGAAGCTGCGGACGCAGGGCGAGCCCCACCACGGTATCAAGGCTTTCTTCATAGACTGGCAGGCGGGTGAAGGGGACTTCAGCCAGTTGGGCGAGCGCTTCGCCCACGGTCAGTGTTGAATCCAGCGCACTGACTACGGTGCGCGGGGTGAGAATGTCTTCCGTGCGGGTCTGGCGCAGCTTGAGCATGTTTTCAAGTAGCTCACTCTCCTGTGATCCGAGTGCGCCATGATGAACGCCCAGCCTGGCCATTGCCGCCAGTTCCTCGCGGCTGATCGCGCTAGAGTGTCCGCCGCTGCCGAACAGCGCGGTGAGTTTTGCTGAAACCCAGACCAGCGGATACAGCAGTTTGACCAGTACCTGTATGACCTGAGCAGCCGGTAGCGCCAGTTGCTTCCAGTAGCGTGCGCCCAGCGTCTTTGGAATAATCTCCGAAAGATAGAGGATGGCGAGTGTGAGCAGGAGTGCAACGATAGTTTCGTATTGCGCACCAAATACTTTCAGGGCCTGGGCACCGACTCCTGCTGCGCCCATGGTATGGGCGAAGGTATTCAGGATCAGAATGCTGGAGATGGACTGATCGAGGTTTTCTTTAACGCTTTCAAGCGCTTTTGCGCGCCGGGGTTTATCGGCTTGCTGGCTGGCAACGAAACCGGGCGTCACTGAAAGCAAGACTGCCTCGAGAATTGAGCATAAAAAAGAAACACCGATCGCGATCAGTAGATAGATTAGCAGTAGGGTCATGCCGGAAATGGGGCCGCCTGATTAGGAGCGATAAGTATAGGGGACCTGAGAGCGGGGCGCTTGTGCTATTTTTTGCTGCGTGGGAAAGGGGTTGGCCGGTGGGGAACCACCGGCCAGAGAAGGTTTTACAGGGCAGGCAGCAGTACGCTGTCGATGACCCATACTGTGCCGTTGTCTGTCTTCACACCGGTGCAGTTGACTGCAGCGTTGTTGACCAGGGCAGAGCCTCCAGCGCGACCAAAGTATACAGACTGGCCTTGCAGGGTGTCTTTACGTTGAGCCAGAGTGCTGGACAGGCGACGGGGGTCGGGAGCACCCGCGGTCACATGGTAGGTCAGTACTGCAGTCAGCAGGTCGGTGTTACCTACCACGACGTCTACCAGTTCCATGGGCAGTGCAGCAAAGGCGTCGTTGGTGGGTGCAAACACGGTGATGTTTTCAGTGGTGGCCAGGGTGTCTGCGAGGCCAGCAGCGACGACGAGATCGACCAGTGTGCTGAGTTCTGGAGTTGCGATCGCAGCGTCTACGATGCTGCCGTCGAAGGTTACTTTGTTGGCAGATGCGCAGTCTCCGAAGCTTTGTGCATTTGCGCCAGAGGACAGGGACAGGGCTACAGCGACGGAGGCCGCGAGGGTTGTCAGGTTTTTCATAATCAGCTCCAAAGAGTTTGTAAGGGGTTAAGGAGTAAGCCCTTTTTATGGCAGCCGTTGCTGTCGTAGCGGCGCTTACTTGAAGGGAATTACGAGCTCCTGCGTCGACCAGATCATGAGCAATATGGCGAAACACGGGTTTGTCTGGCTTTTGTCCACAAAAGCCCTTTCGGCAACCTTGTCGTTTGCAACATTGCTATAATGAGAGAACTATCGCCTGGGGTAGGCCCTGGGCACGACAGCAAGGTAGATATCCATGAATAAGAATTCCAAACTGATATCAGGTTTCGTCGCCTGTCTCGCCCTCGTTGCCTGCGACGGAGCGGCTCCGCCGCAGGGTGAAGAGCCAACCGTTCCCAGTGTGAGCAGCGCCCCTGTAGGTCCGCCTGACACGGAGTGGGTGCTGCACGGCAATGATGTAGGCGAGCAACGCTTTTCTACTCTTGACCAGATAAACCGCGACACAGTGGACCAACTCGAACTGGCATGGTCCTTCAACTTGTATACCCGGCGTGGCGTCGAGGCGACGCCGCTGATGGTGGATGGCACGCTCTACGTCACTGGCTCCTGGTCCATGGTCTACGCTCTGGACGCTCGCAGCGGTGAACTGAAATGGTTCCACGATCCCCAGGTAGATCGCGCTTTTCTCGCCAAGGGGTGCTGCGATGCGGTGAATCGGGGAGCGGCCTATGCGGACGGCCGCGTCTTTGTCGCCACATACGACGGCCGCCTGGTAGCGCTAGACGCTGGAAATGGCGAGGTTCTGTGGGATGTGCAGACGACGGATCGCAACCAGTCCTACACGATTACCGGCGCGCCCCGGGTCGTGAAGGACCGCATTGTTATCGGCAATGGTGGTGCGGAACTGGGTGTGCGTGGCTACGTCAGCGCCTATGACCAGAAAACCGGTGAAATGGCCTGGCGCTTCCATACGGTGCCCGGCAATCCGGCTGACGGATTTGAAAGTGACGCCATGGCAATGGCCGCGAAGACCTGGACGGGCGATTGGTGGAAGTGGGGTGGCGGCGGCACTGCCTGGGATTCGATGGTGTTCGACCCGGAGCTGAATTTGCTCTACATCGGGGTGGGCAACGGCTCGCCGTGGAACGCCAAACTGCGAAGCCCGGAGGGTGGCGACAACCTTTTCCTCGCCTCCATCGTGGCGCTCAATCCTGACACTGGCGAATATGTCTGGCATTACCAGACGACCCCCGGCGAGACCTGGGACTACACCGCCACCCAGCACATCATCATGGCGGAGCTGGAAATAGACGGCACTCCACGCAAGGTGCTGATGCAGGCGCCCAAGAATGGCTTCTTCTATGTCATTGATCGTACTGACGGCACGCTGATTTCTGCCGAGCCCTACGTCAACGTGATGACCTGGGCGAGTCATGTGGACATGGAAACTGGGCGGCCGGTAGAGACCGAGAATGCCCGCGTTTTTGATGGCAAGAATGTTTCTCTGCCAGGCAACGCCGGCGGTCACAACTGGCCGCCGATGTCTTACAACCCCGAGTTAGGGCTCGTTTACATTCCCACGCTCGAGTTGCCCATGGTTTATCTGGAGCCCGATTCGGATTTGTATGCCGAGCCGGGGCGTGGCATGTGGAATACGGGTTTCGACCGCGCGCCCAACATTTTGCCGGAGGTGCCGGATACCGTTATTAACGCGGAGGTCGAAGAGCTCTATAAGGGCCAGGTGGTCGCCTGGGATCCGGTGGCGCAGAAGCGAGTTTGGGCTGAACCCATGGAGCGCCCCACAGTGGGTGGTACCTTGGCCACAGCTGGAGGATTGGTCTTTCACGGCGGCAAGGATACTTACATGACCGCAGTGGACGCCGAATCTGGTGATGTATTGTGGTCTCGCGACACCCAGACCAGTGCCTGGGCAGCTCCAATGACCTATGCCATTGGCGGTGAACAGTACCTGGCTATCGCTGCTGGTTTCGGCGGTGGTCTGGCCAGTGAGGCCAGTGCAGCGGCCCACGGCTGGGAGATACCGAATATTTCACGCGTGCTTGTCTACAAACTCGGTGGTACGCATGAGTTGCCGGCAGTGCCAGATTACCAGAGGCCTCTGGTCAAGCCTGATGCCGTGTCGGCTAATGACGCAGTGGTGGAACAAGGCAAGGTGCTGTTTCATCGCCACTGTGCCATGTGTCACGGCGACAGCCTGCGTGGCGGTGGTGTAACCCCCGACCTGCGCTATGCGAATGAGGCGGTGCACAGTTCATGGCAGGAAATTGTCCTGGGCGGCGCGTTAGAGAAGCGCGGCATGATCAGTTTCTCAGAGTTTCTATCAGAGACGGATGCGGAATCGGTCAGGCAGTACGTGTTGTATGGTGCGAACAGGCTCTACAATGATTTGAATCCGGGACCGCAGGGCTGACGTTGCTTTTGAAAACCATAAATTAGTCTGACAGAACACCTTGTTTAAGTTGGAGGTGGTGGCCCGCGACCGACTAATGAGCGCAATCGCATCATGATTTTTTTCCGGGCGAGAATCAATTTCCATGTCCATTCTCGAGATGGTGGTTTGGGGATTGCAGCGGTTGTCGCCAGCAATTGTTCCGCGTCCAATGCCGCGTGAATATCGTTCTGTTGGACTTCAAAATAAGCCAGCCCAAGGGATTCTGCGAGCCGCTCGAAATGCAGCCGCTTGCGTGGCTCTTCCATGCGGGGGTAGATTTCAACGGCTGATGCGTCGCTTCTGCACCAGATGATATTGCCCAGGGCTGCTCCGTGCTGGCCAATGACGATGTCGGCCATCTGAAACAGGGATATCTGCTCAGCCAGGGTCATGTCTTCAAGGTGCACCCCCGCTACTTGTCCATACTGCTTGTTGAGCTTCGAGATAATAGCATCAAAGTTTGGAAGAGAGCGGCGTGCGGCTCCTGCAGACTTTGTCTCGGATTCGGCGGTGAGGTAGAACTTGGGGGGCTTGTCCCTATTGATCAACAGCACCTTTTTGCTGGATCCGGCGAATTTCATCGCTGTGCTTTGGCGAAACGATTCGATTTGTGCGGAGAGTCGTTTGAGAATAAAACTTCTCGCAAGAAGTATTGCCTCTGCGCGATAGAGCCAGGGCTTGTCCATGCCTCGCACAGAAAGGTGGAGCAGGGTCCGGTTGTTTGGGCTTATCGAGGATTGCTCAAGGCTGGCGTGCTCTTCACGAGGAAGAATCGTCAGTTTTTCTAACGCTAGCGCCTCGGTATGTGCATCCAGAATCGCGCAGCTTCTCACATAGATAGACCCAAGGCCTCTGCGTTTGTGGACTCGCTGGTAGGCGATTACCAGCGGAATCAAATAGCCGAACAGGTAGTGGTAGTAGTGCTGAACCGAGCCGTTAGGGCTTATTTGGAACGTCACGCAGATATCGTGATCGTATCTGGCTGTCTTGGCTGACGAAGCTCTCATTGAATGATTGCGGTCTCAAAAAGAGCACCGCGCTCCCTTCGGAAGCGCGGTTACTGAGTGCTACTCGTCGAGGAAGCTCCGCAGGTAATCAGAGCGTGTGGGATGGCGCAACTTACGCAGGGCCTTCGCTTCAATTTGGCGAATTCGCTCCCGGGTAACATCGAACTGTTTGCCCACTTCCTCGAGGGTGTGGTCGGTGTTCATGTCGATCCCGAAGCGCATGCGCAGCACCTTGGCCTCGCGTGCAGTGAGGCCGGCCAATACTTCCTTGGTGGCTTCTTGTAAGCCCTGGCCGGTGGCTGCATCCACGGGGGAGTGAATGGTGTTGTCCTCGATGAAGTCGCCCAGGTGGGAATCTTCGTCGTCGCCGATCGGCGTCTCCATGGAAATAGGCTCTTTGGCGATCTTCAGTACCTTGCGCACCTTGTCTTCCGGCATATCCATGCGCTCGCCCAGTTCTTCAGGCGTGGGCTCGCGGCCCATTTCCTGCAGCATCTGGCGCGAGATCCGATTGAGCTTGTTGATCGTTTCGATCATGTGCACCGGAATACGGATAGTGCGTGCCTGGTCGGCGATGGAGCGGGTGATGGCCTGGCGAATCCACCAGGTGGCGTAGGTCGAGAATTTGTAGCCGCGGCGATATTCGAACTTGTCCACGGCCTTCATCAGGCCGATGTTGCCTTCCTGGATCAGGTCCAGGAACTGCAGGCCGCGATTGGTGTACTTCTTGGCAATGGAGATCACCAGGCGCAGGTTGGCCTCGACCATCTCTTTCTTGGCGCGGCGGGCACGGGCTTCACCCATGCTCATGCGGCGGTTGATTTCCTTGATCTCGGTGACGGTCAGGCCGGTCTGTTCTTCGAACTGGGCGATACGGCGCTGCAGGCGTTGAAGGGTTTCCTTCTCGGCGTTCAGTTTGGGCCCGTACTCCTTCTTGCGAGCATGGCGAGAGACCCATTTGAGGTCTGATTCAGAGCCCTGGTAGGACGCGATGAAGTCTTTGCGCGGCATGCCGCAGACCCGGGTGGCGATGCGCATGATCTCGCGCTCCTGATCGCGTACACCGGCCAGGATATTCCGCGGCGAGTCGGTCAGGGGGTCGAACACGCGAGGCGTGAGCTTGAAAAACTTGAACAGATCGCCGAGT includes the following:
- a CDS encoding CNNM domain-containing protein, with translation MTLLLIYLLIAIGVSFLCSILEAVLLSVTPGFVASQQADKPRRAKALESVKENLDQSISSILILNTFAHTMGAAGVGAQALKVFGAQYETIVALLLTLAILYLSEIIPKTLGARYWKQLALPAAQVIQVLVKLLYPLVWVSAKLTALFGSGGHSSAISREELAAMARLGVHHGALGSQESELLENMLKLRQTRTEDILTPRTVVSALDSTLTVGEALAQLAEVPFTRLPVYEESLDTVVGLALRPQLHEIEREDGEDRPLREFLIPMNRVSRELPVLRLLDLFIKRREHMFLVEDEYGQTEGIVTLEDAVETLLGREIMDESDTVEDMQELARLKYRGRLRDSR
- a CDS encoding fasciclin domain-containing protein; this translates as MKNLTTLAASVAVALSLSSGANAQSFGDCASANKVTFDGSIVDAAIATPELSTLVDLVVAAGLADTLATTENITVFAPTNDAFAALPMELVDVVVGNTDLLTAVLTYHVTAGAPDPRRLSSTLAQRKDTLQGQSVYFGRAGGSALVNNAAVNCTGVKTDNGTVWVIDSVLLPAL
- a CDS encoding glycosyltransferase 61 family protein — encoded protein: MRASSAKTARYDHDICVTFQISPNGSVQHYYHYLFGYLIPLVIAYQRVHKRRGLGSIYVRSCAILDAHTEALALEKLTILPREEHASLEQSSISPNNRTLLHLSVRGMDKPWLYRAEAILLARSFILKRLSAQIESFRQSTAMKFAGSSKKVLLINRDKPPKFYLTAESETKSAGAARRSLPNFDAIISKLNKQYGQVAGVHLEDMTLAEQISLFQMADIVIGQHGAALGNIIWCRSDASAVEIYPRMEEPRKRLHFERLAESLGLAYFEVQQNDIHAALDAEQLLATTAAIPKPPSREWTWKLILARKKIMMRLRSLVGRGPPPPT
- the rpoD gene encoding RNA polymerase sigma factor RpoD — its product is MNDAVQQQSRLKALIAKGKEQGYLTYAEVNDHLPQDISDPDQVEDIIQMINDMGIQVFEAAPDADELLMTEGDSSADDIAAAEAAAALAAVETEAGRTTDPVRMYMREMGTVELLTREGEIVIAKRIEEGIRELLAALALYPGAVKSILDEYDLVAKEERRLADIMVGYLDPAEHVPSAAEMAEAAANKSNSDDDDDEETDNGPDPVEAKKRFTALKRQYNKTEKAIAAKGRSDATTIKEMEKLGDLFKFFKLTPRVFDPLTDSPRNILAGVRDQEREIMRIATRVCGMPRKDFIASYQGSESDLKWVSRHARKKEYGPKLNAEKETLQRLQRRIAQFEEQTGLTVTEIKEINRRMSMGEARARRAKKEMVEANLRLVISIAKKYTNRGLQFLDLIQEGNIGLMKAVDKFEYRRGYKFSTYATWWIRQAITRSIADQARTIRIPVHMIETINKLNRISRQMLQEMGREPTPEELGERMDMPEDKVRKVLKIAKEPISMETPIGDDEDSHLGDFIEDNTIHSPVDAATGQGLQEATKEVLAGLTAREAKVLRMRFGIDMNTDHTLEEVGKQFDVTRERIRQIEAKALRKLRHPTRSDYLRSFLDE
- a CDS encoding nuclear transport factor 2 family protein; translation: MSDHNKALVQKMWQALAAHDWATLKACMHPEIHYRDMPSDDPGAHGPENCVKRLSIAWDHIERQEQVTHHIAADGDVVFLDHTEKWIFKTGETAEHTFATMHEIRDGLIYRWSDYWDMNKFVGQFPDWFLEVMAQHTAADFGGED
- a CDS encoding PQQ-dependent dehydrogenase, methanol/ethanol family, which gives rise to MNKNSKLISGFVACLALVACDGAAPPQGEEPTVPSVSSAPVGPPDTEWVLHGNDVGEQRFSTLDQINRDTVDQLELAWSFNLYTRRGVEATPLMVDGTLYVTGSWSMVYALDARSGELKWFHDPQVDRAFLAKGCCDAVNRGAAYADGRVFVATYDGRLVALDAGNGEVLWDVQTTDRNQSYTITGAPRVVKDRIVIGNGGAELGVRGYVSAYDQKTGEMAWRFHTVPGNPADGFESDAMAMAAKTWTGDWWKWGGGGTAWDSMVFDPELNLLYIGVGNGSPWNAKLRSPEGGDNLFLASIVALNPDTGEYVWHYQTTPGETWDYTATQHIIMAELEIDGTPRKVLMQAPKNGFFYVIDRTDGTLISAEPYVNVMTWASHVDMETGRPVETENARVFDGKNVSLPGNAGGHNWPPMSYNPELGLVYIPTLELPMVYLEPDSDLYAEPGRGMWNTGFDRAPNILPEVPDTVINAEVEELYKGQVVAWDPVAQKRVWAEPMERPTVGGTLATAGGLVFHGGKDTYMTAVDAESGDVLWSRDTQTSAWAAPMTYAIGGEQYLAIAAGFGGGLASEASAAAHGWEIPNISRVLVYKLGGTHELPAVPDYQRPLVKPDAVSANDAVVEQGKVLFHRHCAMCHGDSLRGGGVTPDLRYANEAVHSSWQEIVLGGALEKRGMISFSEFLSETDAESVRQYVLYGANRLYNDLNPGPQG
- a CDS encoding MFS transporter — protein: MSHTPSQLSARSQQNFLLAAAFIMPLTFSVWQALLNNFVVEKAAFTGAEIGMLQSLREVPGFLAFTAVYVLLVIREQRFALMSLLVMSVGVALTPFFPTVYGLYTTTVVMSLGFHYFETINKSLTLQWIPKQEAPHFMGRAMAVKAAGALLAYSGIWILMEWVGVGYTGMYLLAGAIGVVITLLLWARFPQFPEGAAQHKKLVFRQRYWLYYALTFLGGARRQIFMVFAGFMMVEKFGYSAADISLLYLVNYLFNLFFAPRIGAWVGRAGERVALRVEYVGLIMVFTGYAFVENANVAAGLYVIDHLFFALSIAINTYFQKIADPKDIAATSSVSFTINHIAAVFIPALLGLLWLSSPAAVFLIGAGIAVLSLALSNLIPDSPVAGQETRLA